Proteins from a genomic interval of Streptococcus sp. D7B5:
- the ptsP gene encoding phosphoenolpyruvate--protein phosphotransferase: MTEMLKGIAASDGVAVAKAYLLVQPDLSFETITVEDTNAEEARLDAALQASQDELSVIREKAVGTLGEEAAQVFDAHLMVLADPEMISQIKETIRAKKVNAEAGLKEVTDMFITIFEGMEDNPYMQERAADIRDVTKRVLANLLGKKLPNPASINEEVIVIAHDLTPSDTAQLDKNFVKAFVTNIGGRTSHSAIMARTLEIAAVLGTNNITEIVKDGDILAVNGITGEVIINPTDEQAAEFKAAGEAYAKQKAEWALLKDAKTVTADGKHFELAANIGTPKDVEGVNDNGAEAVGLYRTEFLYMDSQDFPTEDEQYEAYKAVLEGMNGKPVVVRTMDIGGDKELPYFDMPHEMNPFLGFRALRISISETGDAMFRTQIRALLRASVHGQLRIMFPMVALLKEFRAAKAVFDEEKANLLAEGVAVADNIQVGIMIEIPAAAMLADQFAKEVDFFSIGTNDLIQYTMAADRMNEQVSYLYQPYNPSILRLINNVIKAAHAEGKWAGMCGEMAGDQQAVPLLVGMGLDEFSMSATSVLRTRSLMKKLDTAKMEEYANRALTECSTMEEVLELQKEYVNFD, encoded by the coding sequence ATGACAGAAATGCTTAAAGGAATCGCAGCATCTGACGGTGTTGCAGTTGCAAAAGCATATCTACTCGTTCAACCGGATTTGTCATTTGAGACTATTACAGTCGAAGATACAAACGCAGAAGAAGCTCGCCTTGATGCCGCTCTACAGGCATCACAAGACGAGCTTTCTGTTATTCGCGAGAAAGCAGTAGGTACGCTCGGTGAAGAAGCAGCTCAAGTTTTTGACGCTCACTTAATGGTTCTTGCTGACCCAGAAATGATCAGCCAAATCAAGGAAACAATCCGTGCGAAGAAAGTGAATGCAGAAGCAGGTCTGAAAGAAGTAACAGACATGTTTATCACTATCTTTGAAGGCATGGAAGACAACCCATACATGCAAGAACGCGCTGCGGATATCCGCGACGTGACAAAACGTGTATTGGCCAACCTCCTTGGTAAAAAATTGCCAAACCCAGCTTCTATCAATGAAGAAGTGATTGTGATTGCGCATGACTTGACTCCTTCAGATACAGCTCAGTTGGACAAAAACTTTGTAAAAGCTTTTGTAACAAACATTGGTGGACGTACAAGCCACTCAGCTATCATGGCGCGTACGCTTGAAATTGCAGCAGTATTGGGTACAAACAACATCACTGAAATCGTTAAAGACGGTGACATTCTTGCCGTTAACGGTATCACAGGTGAGGTTATTATCAACCCAACTGATGAGCAAGCAGCAGAATTCAAGGCTGCTGGTGAAGCGTATGCGAAGCAAAAAGCTGAATGGGCTCTCTTGAAAGATGCTAAAACAGTAACAGCTGATGGTAAACACTTTGAATTGGCTGCCAACATTGGTACTCCAAAAGACGTTGAAGGTGTCAATGACAACGGTGCTGAAGCTGTTGGTCTTTACCGTACAGAGTTCTTGTACATGGATTCTCAAGACTTCCCAACAGAAGACGAGCAATACGAAGCTTACAAGGCTGTACTTGAAGGAATGAACGGTAAACCTGTTGTTGTTCGTACAATGGATATCGGTGGAGATAAGGAACTTCCTTACTTCGATATGCCTCACGAAATGAACCCATTCCTTGGATTCCGTGCCCTTCGTATCTCTATCTCTGAGACTGGAGATGCTATGTTCCGCACACAAATCCGTGCCCTTCTTCGTGCGTCTGTTCACGGTCAATTGCGTATCATGTTCCCAATGGTTGCGCTCTTGAAAGAATTCCGTGCAGCGAAAGCAGTCTTTGACGAAGAAAAAGCAAACCTTCTTGCTGAAGGTGTTGCAGTTGCGGATAATATTCAAGTTGGTATCATGATCGAAATCCCAGCAGCAGCAATGCTTGCAGACCAATTTGCTAAAGAAGTTGACTTCTTCTCAATTGGTACAAACGACTTGATCCAATACACAATGGCAGCAGACCGTATGAACGAACAAGTTTCATACCTTTACCAACCATACAACCCATCAATCCTTCGTTTGATTAACAACGTTATCAAAGCAGCTCACGCTGAAGGTAAATGGGCTGGTATGTGTGGTGAGATGGCTGGTGACCAACAAGCTGTTCCACTTCTTGTAGGAATGGGCTTGGATGAGTTCTCTATGTCAGCAACATCAGTACTTCGTACACGTAGCTTGATGAAGAAACTCGATACAGCTAAGATGGAAGAGTACGCAAACCGTGCCCTTACAGAATGCTCAACAATGGAAGAAGTTCTTGAACTTCAAAAAGAATACGTTAATTTTGATTAA
- a CDS encoding pneumococcal-type histidine triad protein — MKINKKYLAGSAAALILSVCSYELGLYQARTVKENNRVSYIDGKQAAQKTENLTPDEVSKKEGINAEQIVIKITDQGYVTSHGDHYHYYNGKVPYDAIISEELLMNDPNYQLKDEDIVSEIKGGYVIKVDGKYYVYLKDAAHADNVRTKEEINRQKQEHSQHRERGTSANDGAVALARSQGRYTTDDGYIFNASDIIEDTGDAYIVPHGDHYHYIPKSELSASELAAAEAFLSGRSGQSNTPTYRRTNNNSASSDVDRWTPSYNNQGNSYTNTNTANNSSDDNQASQSDEDIDSLLKQLYALPLSQRHVESDGLVFDPAQITSRTARGVAVPHGNHYHFIPYSQMSELEERIARIIPLQYSSNHRVPDSRPEQPSPQPTPEPSPSPQPAPTPQPTPSNPIDEKLVKQAIRKVADGYVFEENGTSRYIPAKKLSAETAAAIDSKLAKQESLSHKLGAKKTNLPSDDRGFYNKAYDLLARIHQDLLDNKGRQADFDALDKLLERLNDESSDKVKLVDDILAFLAPIRHPERLGKPNAQIAYTDDEIQVAKLAGKYTTEDGYIFDPRDITSDEGDAYVAPHMTHSHWIKKDSLSEAERAAAQAYAKEKGLTPPSTDHQNPGNTEAKGAEAIYNRVKAAKKVPLDRMPYNLQHTVEVKNGSLIIPHYDHYHNIKFEWFDEGLYEAPKGYTLEDLFATVKYYVEHPNERPHSDSGWGNASDHVQRNQNGQADTNQTEKPSEEKPRTEKPEEEKPREEKPQSEKPESPKPTEEPEEESPEEPEEPQVETEKVEEKLREAEELLAKIQDPIIKSNAKETLTGLKNNLLFGSQDNNTIMAEAEKLLALLRESK; from the coding sequence ATGAAAATTAATAAAAAATACCTTGCTGGTTCTGCGGCAGCTTTAATTTTAAGTGTTTGCTCTTACGAGTTGGGACTGTATCAAGCTAGAACAGTCAAAGAAAATAATCGTGTTTCCTATATAGATGGAAAACAAGCGGCGCAAAAAACGGAGAATCTGACTCCTGATGAGGTTAGCAAGAAAGAAGGCATCAATGCGGAGCAAATCGTCATCAAGATAACAGACCAAGGATATGTTACTTCGCACGGCGACCACTATCATTACTATAATGGCAAGGTCCCTTATGACGCTATCATCAGTGAAGAGTTGCTGATGAATGATCCAAACTACCAGCTCAAGGACGAGGATATTGTCAGTGAAATCAAGGGTGGTTATGTCATCAAGGTAGATGGAAAATACTATGTCTACCTTAAGGATGCTGCACATGCGGATAATGTCCGTACGAAAGAAGAAATCAATCGGCAAAAACAAGAACATAGTCAGCATCGTGAAAGAGGGACTTCAGCAAACGATGGTGCGGTAGCCTTGGCACGTTCACAGGGACGCTACACCACAGATGATGGTTACATCTTTAATGCATCCGATATCATTGAAGATACTGGTGATGCTTATATCGTTCCTCATGGCGACCATTACCATTACATTCCTAAGAGCGAGTTATCAGCCAGCGAATTGGCTGCAGCAGAAGCCTTTCTATCTGGTAGAAGTGGCCAATCAAATACGCCTACTTATCGCCGTACCAATAACAACAGTGCTAGCAGCGATGTAGATAGATGGACTCCATCCTATAATAATCAAGGCAACAGCTATACGAACACGAACACAGCTAACAACAGTAGCGACGATAACCAAGCAAGTCAGAGTGATGAGGATATTGATAGCCTTCTGAAACAACTTTACGCCTTGCCGCTCAGCCAACGACACGTAGAATCTGATGGTCTTGTCTTCGACCCAGCACAGATTACAAGTCGAACAGCTAGAGGAGTTGCTGTGCCTCATGGGAACCATTACCATTTCATCCCTTATTCACAGATGTCTGAATTGGAAGAACGAATCGCTCGTATTATTCCTCTACAGTACAGTTCGAACCATAGGGTGCCGGATTCAAGACCAGAACAACCAAGTCCACAACCGACTCCGGAACCTAGTCCAAGCCCGCAACCTGCACCAACTCCTCAACCAACTCCAAGCAATCCAATTGACGAAAAATTAGTTAAACAGGCTATTCGAAAAGTAGCTGACGGCTATGTCTTTGAGGAGAATGGAACCTCACGTTATATTCCTGCCAAGAAGCTTTCAGCAGAAACAGCAGCAGCAATTGATAGTAAACTAGCCAAGCAAGAAAGTTTGTCTCATAAACTCGGAGCTAAGAAAACCAATCTCCCATCTGATGATCGAGGATTTTACAATAAGGCTTATGATTTACTAGCAAGAATTCATCAGGACTTACTTGATAATAAAGGGCGCCAAGCTGATTTTGACGCTTTGGATAAACTGTTGGAACGTTTAAATGATGAAAGCAGTGATAAAGTCAAGTTGGTGGATGATATCTTGGCCTTTCTAGCACCGATTCGTCATCCAGAACGTTTAGGAAAACCAAATGCGCAAATTGCCTACACTGATGATGAGATTCAGGTAGCCAAGTTGGCAGGCAAGTATACAACAGAAGATGGCTATATCTTTGATCCTCGTGATATCACCAGTGATGAGGGGGATGCCTATGTAGCTCCACATATGACCCATAGTCATTGGATTAAGAAAGATAGTTTGTCTGAAGCCGAAAGAGCGGCAGCCCAGGCTTATGCTAAAGAGAAAGGTTTGACTCCTCCTTCAACAGACCATCAGAATCCAGGAAATACGGAGGCTAAAGGAGCAGAAGCTATCTACAACCGCGTGAAAGCAGCTAAGAAGGTGCCGCTTGATCGTATGCCTTACAATCTCCAACATACCGTGGAAGTTAAAAACGGTAGTTTAATCATTCCTCATTATGATCATTACCATAACATAAAATTTGAGTGGTTTGACGAAGGACTTTATGAGGCACCTAAGGGGTATACTCTTGAGGATCTCTTTGCGACTGTCAAGTACTATGTCGAACATCCAAACGAACGTCCGCATTCAGATAGTGGTTGGGGGAATGCAAGTGACCATGTTCAAAGAAACCAAAATGGTCAAGCTGATACCAATCAAACGGAAAAACCATCAGAGGAGAAACCTCGTACAGAAAAACCTGAGGAAGAAAAACCTCGCGAAGAGAAACCTCAGAGTGAGAAACCAGAATCTCCAAAACCAACTGAGGAGCCAGAAGAAGAATCACCAGAGGAACCAGAAGAACCTCAGGTTGAAACTGAAAAGGTTGAAGAAAAACTGAGAGAGGCTGAAGAGCTACTTGCAAAGATCCAAGACCCCATTATCAAGTCCAATGCCAAAGAAACTCTCACTGGCTTAAAAAATAACCTGCTATTTGGCTCCCAGGACAACAATACTATTATGGCAGAAGCTGAAAAATTATTGGCTTTGTTAAGGGAGAGTAAGTAG
- a CDS encoding zinc ABC transporter substrate-binding protein encodes MKKRTFLLLVVGLLVLVLGACSQKEKQEAKGMKIVTSFYPIYAMVKEVSGDLNDVRMIQSSSGIHSFEPSANDIAAIYDADVFVYHSHTLESWAGSLDPNLKNSKVKVLEASEGMTLERVPGLEDVEAGDGIDEKTLYDPHTWLDPEKAGEEAQIIADKLSEIDSSNKETYQKNAKNFIAKAQELTKKYQPIFEKASQKTFVTQHTAFSYLAKRFGLKQLGIAGISPEQEPSPRQLTEIQEFVKTYKVKTIFTESNASSKVAETLVKSTGVSLKTLNPLEADPENDKTYLENLEENMNVLAEELK; translated from the coding sequence ATGAAAAAAAGAACATTTCTATTATTAGTGGTAGGTCTCTTGGTTCTTGTCTTAGGAGCATGTAGCCAAAAAGAAAAACAAGAAGCAAAAGGGATGAAGATTGTAACAAGTTTTTACCCAATCTATGCCATGGTCAAAGAGGTATCAGGTGACTTGAATGACGTACGGATGATTCAGTCAAGTAGTGGGATTCACTCCTTTGAACCGTCAGCAAATGACATTGCTGCTATCTATGATGCAGATGTCTTTGTCTACCATTCTCATACGCTCGAATCTTGGGCTGGAAGCCTAGATCCTAACTTGAAAAACTCAAAAGTTAAAGTTTTAGAAGCTTCTGAAGGAATGACCTTGGAGCGTGTACCGGGCTTAGAAGATGTAGAAGCTGGTGACGGCATCGATGAAAAAACACTCTACGACCCTCACACTTGGTTAGATCCAGAAAAAGCAGGTGAAGAAGCTCAGATTATCGCTGACAAACTTTCGGAGATTGATAGTTCTAATAAGGAAACGTATCAAAAGAATGCTAAAAACTTTATCGCTAAAGCCCAAGAATTGACTAAGAAGTACCAGCCTATTTTTGAAAAAGCGAGTCAAAAGACCTTTGTTACACAACACACAGCCTTTTCTTATCTCGCTAAACGCTTTGGTTTGAAACAACTTGGTATAGCAGGGATTTCCCCTGAACAAGAACCAAGTCCGAGACAACTAACAGAAATTCAGGAATTCGTTAAGACCTATAAGGTTAAAACCATCTTTACTGAGAGCAATGCTTCTTCTAAAGTCGCTGAGACCTTGGTCAAATCAACAGGAGTTAGCCTAAAGACACTCAATCCTTTAGAAGCAGATCCTGAAAATGACAAAACTTACTTAGAAAATCTAGAAGAAAACATGAATGTTCTTGCAGAAGAATTAAAATGA